In Denticeps clupeoides chromosome 1, fDenClu1.1, whole genome shotgun sequence, a single window of DNA contains:
- the LOC114802581 gene encoding cyclin-dependent kinase 2-interacting protein-like, translating to MEGKAPEVRRGHVTGSGRKLKDNAADWHNLALKWDRLNDAGSTYATNIVNFTLQKESGKEASLLASSGGAADAPPVQGLNPSSRELEEECVKLQDVVEKMTRVLSKMEKMASSDQGICALETFQFGDEGRPTPLFHTWSTPHFAAVSSRLCESYRQELSLKRLILQEVAHTSDPQLAMVYLSSWLHQPYTGDGDRLLLEGLLLETGHRPL from the exons ATGGAAG GTAAGGCGCCCGAGGTCAGGAGAGGTCATGTAACCGGAAGTGGCAGAAAGCTGAAGGACAACGCGGCCGACTGGCACAACCTGGCTCTGAAATGGGACCGGCTGAATGACGCCGGCTCCACCTACGCCACAAACATAGTCAACTTCACCCTGCAGAAAGA ATCGGGGAAGGAGGCGAGTCTTCTGGCGTCGTCTGGAGGTGCCGCTGACGCCCCACCAGTCCAGGGCCTGAACCCCAGCAGcagagagctggaggaggagtgtGTCAAGCTGCAGGACGTCGTGGAGAAGATG ACGCGCGTTTTgtccaagatggagaagatggccTCCTCTGACCAGGGCATCTGTGCGCTGGAGACGTTCCAGTTTGGGGACGAAGGGAGACCGACGCCGCTCTTCCATACCTGGTCCACCCCACACTTCG CTGCAGTTTCTTCTCGGCTGTGCGAGTCGTACAGACAGGAACTGTCTCTGAAGCGGCTGATCCTGCAGGAAGTGGCCCACACGTCCGACCCCCAGCTGGCCATGGTCTACCTCTCCTCCTGGCTCCACCAGCCCTACACCGGCGACGGCGACCGCCTGCTGCTGGAGGGCCTGCTGCTGGAGACCGGACACCGGCCGCTGTGA
- the LOC114790867 gene encoding immunoglobulin lambda-1 light chain-like, which translates to MIFNTTSLTALIFTLSGLEALVLTQEKTKTVPLGQNVQIHCGKDSNSLDISWYQQKPGAAPKFLLVDSTRASGLPSRFSYTDNGFTEYLNIYGVTSDDEAVYYCACVGCDGGHSAPVNSRAAAHRFLYDRLTLCSTTYFGGGTQLYIGEARPPSPPQLLLLSPSQPLPSGDRVTVACLAQGFHPDGATFSWLEDKKEVASADFQTSESQRQPDGTFSRSSVLTPPPEGWRSGHTYTCQVKHSALQQPLSKSVTQGQCS; encoded by the exons ATGATCTTCAACACAACGTCTCTGACAGCACTCATCTTCACCCTCTCTG GTCTTGAGGCTCTCGTGTTGACCCAGGAGAAAACTAAAACTGTTCCATTGGGCCAGAATGTCCAGATACACTGTGGAAAAGATTCCAATAGCTTGGATATATCTTGGTACCAGCAGAAACCTGGAGCTGCTCCGAAATTCCTGCTTGTGGACAGCACCAGAGCCAGCGGTTTACCCAGCAGATTCTCTTACACTGATAACGGTTTCACCGAGTATCTGAACATCTATGGAGTGACGAGTGATGATGAAGCAGTCTACTACTGTGCCTGTGTTGGCTGTGATGGAGGCCACAGTGCTCCAGTCAA CAGCCGGGCTGCAGCCCACAGGTTTCTGTACGACCGTCTAACACTGTGCTCCACCACCTACTTTGGTGGAGGAACTCAGCTCTACATTGGTGAAG ctCGTCCCCCATCTCCCCCCCAGCTGCTTCTGTTGTCCCCGTCCCAGCCCCTCCCCTCTGGGGACAGGGTGACGGTGGCCTGTCTGGCTCAGGGCTTCCACCCCGATGGTGCCACCTTCTCCTGGTTGGAGGACAAGAAGGAGGTGGCGAGCGCTGACTTCCAGACGTCCGAGTCCCAGCGCCAGCCTGACGGCACGTTCTCCCGGAGCAGCGTCCTGACTCCACCCCCAGAAGGCTGGAGATCCGGACACACCTACACCTGCCAGGTCAAACACTCCGCCCTCCAGCAGCCACTCAGCAAGAGTGTGACCCAGGGACAGTGCAGCTAG
- the LOC114802573 gene encoding zinc finger protein 839-like has protein sequence MADNDDGGGNKSGARAAEAASGDAVLSLGQLVVAGEIFRGAASEQPAAGQYEHGVVASYVEAAESAVGAATTIIYVQPDGSFVEGSGLTAEEQKQLVEQLAQQQLVPVSESEAARIFEQSQAAKPPAAHGCALAPVEVQQVIEHVSKSQQLQQHAAVPVVHNASQRLQSVAKQVALQQSQNGTRVAPQKPVETIHIQVQVPVSAEASETLLQSKPVVVTQAVGKATTGVAVSSPQIIHITPLPGQQQYFLQSPGEPPIQLLLQRPTPVVSNVIPVLQKPVVQTPVNGAQVSSPVPAPPPVTTPPRPAQPMVTPTEEKKPKGRNRSKKPQKVQTRSGRVSRPPKHKVKDYKFIKTEDLADSHQSDSDDYSEISVDEEEEAKRKVSDVNFNLTPKAFKCETCDKSYIGLGGLSRHYKLNPSHGSVQISTAAPCPAAKILAVSERGGAIKSDAVAPQGVLKVQHRGPGIPRGPGRPGRPRIAGRPRKRGRPGRPPKPPGDESLEQQALRRRARLREVVQHCDNEDLVDVVLPRLARVTTLWDFVLLKVERGRHQKAQFSEVYQEFEQLHAQVKKMAQEHTSSTQGLHTSLEVHNMEVLKSLGIMEHPAVVKTPISQSQQAVTSAAQDAAATKRLVENTKMLPPAKRFKMENCSGETNGYQINHNSSQKKDVAPKMEEAAAQTGGGEKTSVEVPPQKPLVSLSPLEAPAGEGTQATESDATDRGESGAEISEVSQDEGTTVDVAEQMQELEQALISDLEPAFSSDTHQIQQETAARNDGGAADQQDGGRVETSEVKLEHTYVQTEGGGLRLASEGIVTVNEPGGTGTINIQAPQGVALETVLLAVDTGGAKSEGVVTSGTQS, from the exons ATGGCGGACAACGACGACGGCGGCGGCAACAAGTCCGGGGCCAGAGCGGCGGAGGCCGCCAGCGGCGACGCGGTGCTGTCGCTCGGCCAGCTGGTGGTCGCCGGGGAGATTTTCCGGGGAGCGGCCTCGGAGCAGCCCGCCGCGGGTCAGTACGAACACGGCGTGGTCGCGTCGTACGTGGAGGCGGCGGAGAGCGCCGTGGGCGCCGCCACCACCATCATCTACGTGCAGCCGGACGGCAGCTTCGTCGAGGGCTCGGGTCTGACCGCGGAGGAGCAGAAGCAGCTGGTGGAGCAGCTGGCTCAGCAGCAGCTCGTCCCGGTGTCGGAGAGCGAGGCGGCCCGCATCTTCGAGCAGAGCCAGGCCGCCAAGCCCCCGGCGGCCCACGGCTGCGCCCTGGCCCCGGTGGAGGTGCAGCAGGTCATCGAGCACGTCAGCAAGtcgcagcagctccagcagcacgCCGCCGTCCCCGTGGTGCACAACGCGTCGCAGCGGCTGCAGAGCGTCGCCAAGCAGGTGGCGCTTCAACAGTCCCAGAACGGGACCCGGGTGGCGCCGCAGAAG CCGGTGGAAACCATTCACATCCAGGTCCAGGTTCCGGTCAGCGCCGAGGCCAGCGAGACCCTCTTGCAGTCCAAACCAGTGGTTGTCACTCAAGCTGTGGGTAAAGCCACCACTGGTGTGGCGGTCTCCAGTCCCCAGATCATTCACATCACGCCGTTGCCGGGGCAACAGCAATACTTCCTGCAGAGCCCCGGCGAGCCGCCCATCCAGCTCCTCCTGCAGAGGCCGACCCCTGTGGTCAGCAACGTCATCCCGGTGCTGCAGAAACCAGTCGTCCAGACCCCTGTCAACGGTGCGCAGGTGTCTTCACCTGTCCCTGCACCACCACCGGTGACCACGCCCCCTAGACCTGCCCAGCCCATGGTTACCCCGACAGAGGAGAAGAAGCCAAAGGGAAGAAACCGGTCCAAAAAACCCCAGAAGGTGCAGACACGCTCCGGCAGAGTGTCCCGTCCTCCAAAGCACAAGGTGAAAGACTACAAGTTCATCAAAACTGAGGACCTGGCCGACAGCCACCAGTCAGACTCGGACGATTACTCTGAGATCAGCGtggacgaggaagaggaggccaaGAGGAAGGTCTCTGACGTCAACTTCAACCTCACACCCAAAGCTTTCAAGTGTGAGACCTGCGATAAGTCCTACATTGGCCTGGGGGGTCTGTCCAGACACTACAAACTCAACCCCTCCCACGGGAGCGTCCAGATCTCCACCGCTGCCCCCTGCCCGGCAGCAAAGATCCTGGCGGTCAGCGAGAGGGGCGGAGCCATAAAGAGTGATGCCGTTGCACCGCAGGGTGTCTTAAAG GTTCAGCACCGGGGACCTGGCATCCCCAGAGGCCCAGGAAGGCCAGGGCGTCCCCGAATCGCAGGACGTCCACGAAAGCGAGGGCGGCCTGGACGTCCTCCAAAACCCCCAGGAGACGAAAGCTTGGAGCAGCAGGCACTCCGGCGCAGGGcacgactccgcgag gtggtgcagCACTGTGACAACGAGGACTTGGTGGATGTGGTTCTGCCACGACTAGCCAGAGTCACGACGTTATGGGACTTTGTCCTGTTGAAG GTGGAGCGAGGGCGCCATCAGAAGGCCCAGTTCTCGGAGGTTTACCAGGAGTTCGAGCAGCTGCACGCCCAGGTGAAGAAGATGGCCCAGGAGCACACGAGCAGCACCCAGGGCCTCCACACATCTCTGGAAGTTCACAACATGGAG GTGTTGAAGTCGCTCGGCATCATGGAGCACCCTGCCGTGGTAAAAACAcccatcagccaatcacagcaggcCGTCACCAGCGCTGCCCAGGACGCTGCAGCCACCAAGAGGCTGGTGGAG AACACGAAAATGTTGCCTCCAGCAAAGAGGTTCAAAATGGAGAACTGCTCTGGAGAAACGAATGGATACCAGATCAACCACAACAGCAGCCAGAAGAAAGACGTGGCTCCTAAAATGG AGGAAGCAGCTGCCCAGACCGGAGGTGGTGAGAAGACGTCTGTGGAGGTGCCACCCCAGAAGCCCCTGGTGTCGTTGTCCCCTCTGGAGGCCCCGGCAGGAGAGGGAACCCAGGCCACCGAGTCTGATGCCACTGATCGCGGTGAATCCGGGGCTGAGATCTCGGAGGTGTCCCAGGATGAAGGGACCACGGTGGACGTGGCTGAGCAGATGCAGGAACTAGAACAGGCTCTGATATCTGACCTGGAGCCGGCATTCAGCAGTGACACTCACCAGATCCAGCAGGAGACGGCGGCCAGGAACGACGGTGGCGCAGCAGACCAGCAGGATGGAGGTCGGGTGGAGACCTCAGAGGTGAAGCTGGAGCACACCTACGTCCAGACTGAAGGTGGTGGACTCCGGCTGGCCTCTGAGGGCATTGTCACGGTGAACGAACCTGGTGGTACCGGCACCATAAACATCCAGGCCCCTCAGGGCGTGGCCCTGGAGACGGTCCTGCTGGCCGTTGATACAGGCGGAGCCAAAAGCGAGGGTGTGGTCACGTCTGGGACTCAATCCTGA